A stretch of the Bacillus sp. FJAT-18017 genome encodes the following:
- the rnmV gene encoding ribonuclease M5, with the protein MKIKEIIVVEGKDDTTAINRAVEADTIETNGSALNEETIEKIRLASRVRGVIVFTDPDFPGEKIRSEISRQIPGCKHAFLEKEEARGKPGSSLGVEHASPEAIRKALWAAQWMNEDAQEEITQEDLLAAGLVGGQGSSSKRERLGKLLKIGYTNGKQLHKRLKMFQISRQQFTEALQVIRQEEING; encoded by the coding sequence ATGAAAATCAAGGAAATCATCGTAGTGGAGGGCAAGGACGATACGACTGCAATAAATAGGGCCGTTGAAGCAGACACCATAGAAACAAACGGCTCGGCTTTAAACGAGGAAACAATTGAAAAAATTAGATTGGCCAGTCGGGTAAGGGGAGTTATTGTATTTACCGATCCTGACTTTCCAGGTGAGAAGATACGGAGTGAGATTTCTAGGCAAATTCCCGGATGCAAACACGCTTTCCTTGAAAAGGAAGAAGCCAGGGGTAAGCCTGGCAGCAGCCTTGGTGTAGAGCATGCAAGTCCAGAGGCAATCCGTAAAGCTTTATGGGCGGCACAATGGATGAATGAAGATGCGCAAGAGGAGATTACACAAGAAGATTTGCTGGCTGCCGGGTTGGTTGGAGGTCAGGGTTCAAGTTCAAAGAGAGAGCGGCTTGGGAAGCTGCTGAAAATTGGATATACAAACGGGAAGCAGCTTCATAAACGGCTGAAGATGTTTCAAATTAGCAGACAGCAATTTACGGAAGCCCTTCAAGTAATCCGTCAGGAGGAAATAAATGGATAA